Sequence from the Salinicoccus sp. Bachu38 genome:
CCATTGGATCATTGTGATCGCCTGAACGAGTGTATACCACTTCATGCGTTTCATCAAAGTCCTGTCCAGCGGCTTGCCGTAGACTTCCAGCCATTCCTTCCAGTCATCCGGTTCCACATAAGTGTAGAGGATCATGCCAAGATCTATCGCAGGATCCGCAATCATTGCACCTTCCCAATCCACCAGATACAGCTCATCCTGGTCGGAGAGGAGCCAATTGTTGTGATTGACGTCTCCATGGCATACTGTACAGAATGCCTCGTCGATCAGGGGCATCTCATTTTCCAGGTATTGGATTGCAGAACGGACGGTATGATGGGCATTGACTTTCGGGGATAATGAGGTCTGTATCTTGTTAAGCAACAGATCCGGCAGCATGGGTTTCATGCCGAGCTTTTTCAGCATAGTGAGAAGAGGACCTGATGTATGGATTTTCTTCATCAGTGAGGCTACCCTCTCCGAGTGCATCTCTTCACGGGTCAGCTCCCGGCCATTTTTCCAATGCTGTGCTGTCACTACTTCTCCGGTCTCTATTCTTTTGGTCCAGACCAGTTTCGGTACAATACCTTCAGCGGACAGCGCTGCAAGGAAAGGGCTGGCATTGCGTTTCAGGAACAGCTTCCTGCCATCTTGCTCTGCCTTATAGGCTTCACCAGATGCTCCACCAACGGGGTCAAGTGTCCAGCCGAGCTGATAGAAATGCTCCAAATTCCACACCTCTTTTCATCATCAAAGAAAAAAGCGCTAAATATTTAAAAATAAGATAGCGCCAGTTTCTGTTCGTGTTATAAATTTTATAGGGTTTTATAGTTTATTTCAAGGACTATTATCCACAGATTTTATGACAACCGGGCGTTACGTGTCCACAAAACCATACAGTGTAAGCGTTGAAGCCCCAAAAATTTATTAGGGTAATTTTTCAGGTTAACATTATTTAACCAGGTTTAATTTGTGAATTTTTTGGTTGAATCCTTCCTGTATCACCTGCGTGATTTTGCCTTTCGAACCGTCAGCAATCCTCTCGCCATCCACATTGGAAACAGGTGTCACTTCCTGGGTCGTGCTTGTGATGAACACTTCATCCGCCGCCTTCAGTTCATCAATGGTGAATGGCTTCTCCTGATATTCTATTTCCCGCTCCTGTGCAATCTTCAGCACTTCCTGTCTCGTGATGCCATTCAATATCAGGTGGTTTGCCGGATGGGTCCTGAGTACTCCCTCGCTGACGATGAATACATTTGTGGAGGACCCTTCTGTCACTACCCCATCACGATGCAATACTGTTTCATGGGCACCGGCGCGCACCGCACGTTCCTTTTCCATGACATTGGCCAGCAGGTTGAGACTTTTGACATGGCATTTCAACCATCTGTAGTCATTCGCCGTGATGATGCCCACGCCATTCTCCATTTGGAGGGAAGGCCGTGACAAAGCATTCATATAGGCGAGGACGACAGGTTCGGCACCTGCAGGATAGGCATGGTTCCTTGGGTCTATGCCCCTCGATACCTGGATGTAGATGGATCCGTTTTCGATGCTGTTCCGCTCCTTCAGCTGGGTGATGATTTCAATGAGTTTCTCCTGTTCAAGACCGTTGATCTCGATTTCTGATGCACTCCTGACCAGACGGTCCATGTGCTCCTCAAGTGTAAAGAACTCATTGTCATATACTCTTACCACTTCATATACGCCATCACCGAAATAGAAAGCGCGGTCGTTATAGTCTACTGAAATTTCATCGTCTCTTTTGAATTCTCCATTATAGTAGCTTATTTTCATCCATCTCACCCTTTATACAGATTCTATGCAGTGCTTCAAGGTAGATCTCCGTTGCCTTAAGCAGCTCATCGATCTTCATGCGTTCGTTTTTCTGGTGCATCGTATCTACAGTATCCTTGAACATCGCCCCAAAGGCAACACCCTTTTTCAAGGTGCGGGCATATGTTCCGCCTCCGATGGTGAATGGTTCCGTGTCATCGTCCACATGATTCCGGTAGGCATCGGTCAATACCGCCACCAGCGGGTCTTCCCTGTCCACATAATGGGGAGGCTGATACTCAAGATCTTCAATGGTGAAGCCCTGATTGTATACATCTTCCTTCAGGCTGGCCATGCCGGCTTCGAAATCGATGCCTTTTGGATACCTCAAGTTGACGCCGAATATGCCACCATCCACTTCCGTGTAGTTGATCATGCCCACATTCACGCTCGTCTCCCCCATTTCAGGATGCGAGAAGTTCATTCCGAGCAATGAGCCGTCCGTGCTGCCGACCAGCCGCTCCATCGCAAATTCCGCGAAGGCTGCTGCATTATTGTCCAGCGCCAGACTGTGCAGGAAGCGGAGGAGAATCAGGCCGGCGTTCACTCCGATTTCCGGAGTGGAGCCATGGACACTCCGCCCCTGTATGCTCAATTTCAAGAATCCGTTATCCACCTCGTAGGCACCTTCCGCATCGACTTCCCTCAGGAAGTCCTCGTAGGACTGGATCACTTCACTCATATTCTGCTGAACCTTCAGCTTCGCTTCCGCATCTTCCGGAACCATATTGTACCGTTCACCGGAAATCAGCACCTTCAGCTCAATTTTCGGCTCCCGTTCATCCAGCGGCATCGGCTTCTGCACGAAATTGAATGTGGAGATGCCTTTTTCTCCATGGATCAATGGAAACGCAGCATCCGGTGCAAATCCGGCATCGGGCATCTGCTCCGATTTGAAGTATGCATCCGTACACTGCCAATCCGATTCTTCATCGGTGCCCACAATCAGACGTGTGCGATATTTGAATGGCAGTCCCTGTTCATGGAGTATCTTCATTGCATAGTAGGCTGCAATGGTGGGCCCCTTGTCATCCTGAACACCACGTGCCACTATCTCATCATCGATGATTTCAGGAACGAACGGATCCGTATTCCAGCCTTTGCCGGGAGGTACAACATCCACGTGTCCAAGGATGCCGAACAGCTGCTCACCCTCCCCGGCTTCGATATGGCCAGCAACATTCTCCACATCCAGTGTGGACATGCCATCGCGGTCCCCCAGCTCCAGCATGTAGTCCAGTGCCGCCTTCGGCCCGGTTCCCACCGGCGCTCCACTGGATGGCTCGCCTTTCACACTTTCAATTTTCAACAGCCCCATCAGATCTTCAATCAGACTTTCCCTGTAGTCATCCACCAGCGCTTTATAATCCATGAACGTACTCTCCCATCGTATGTAACAGAATCTTTTTTTCAATAATAAAGAAAAAAATATGTAAAAACAAGAGAACAGGCCAATAATTGCGCCTGTTCTCCATTAATATAAGCTATTTCTTTTTGTTTGAACCTTCATCATCATCTGTAACGACATGGATATTATGGTTACCGTCCTTTTCTCCCTCGTCGTCCACAACATCTACATTTGTTGCATTGTCTTTGTTCAGGCCACCGAAGGAGACATCATCCTGCAAGTGCTCCTCGGAATGGATACCGCCTTCTGAGACCCATTCATTGTTCATCTGTTCTGCAGTCAACTGGCCTTCAGCATCCATTCTGTCAGGTTTTGTATAATGCTCGTCATCATCGTTTACACTACTTTTTCCCTGAGTGGGTGAAATCTTGTCATTCTGGTTGTTTTCATCATTTTCATCATCTGCAGCCTGGCCAGACTTATTCTTATCCATTCTGGATTTTGCCTTCTCCTGGGCGGATTGGGCATAGCCTTTCGGATCTTCCTTAGCCTTACTGAACTCGGATTTTGCTTTCTCCTGATATTCTCCGGCCTGCTTCGTCACCTTCTCCTGATATTCGCTTGCCTGTTTGGTGACTTTTTCCTGAACATTCTGGGCGTAGCCTTTAGGATCCTGCTTCACCCTGCCATATTCGCTTTTGGCCTTCTCCTGATACTCCCCGGCCTGTTGGGACAGCTTGTCCTGAACATTCTGGGCATAGCTTTTAGGGTCTTCCTTCACTTTATTGTATTCACTCTTCACAACATCGCGATTTTCTTTTTTGGACAATTGCTTGGCAGCGACTGCCAGCCCGAGCATTGCCGCGACTTTCAGTAGTCCTCCTGTTTTTCTAGCCATTTCCAACACCTCTTATTAAGTATTTTGTTTTGATATCTGATTCCTATTTACCCCATCAGAATACCCTTAAACCTTTTTAATCAACTTGATTTCATTTTCACGCAGTCTTCGATAGCTCCCTGCTGCTAGATGTTCATCCAGCATCAGGTCGCCGAAGCTGATGCGATGGAGTGCAGTGACTTCATTGCCCAGATGATGGAACATCCTTTTGACCTGGTGGAATTTGCCTTCGGTGATTGTCAGCTCCACCTCGTGGGAGGACAATTTTTTCGCGATTGCCGGTGCCGTTGTAAAATCCTTCAGGGGAATGCCGGTCTCAAGCTGCGAAATGTCACCCTCCGTGACTTCGGACTCGAGCTCAGCGACATAGGTCTTTCCTATTTTGCTCCTGGGGCTCAGCAGTTCATGTGCGAGCTTCCCATCGTTGGTGATGAGCAGCAGGCCGGTGGTGTCCTTGTCCAGTCTGCCGACCGGAAACAGCTGGTCCTTCTGTGGATGGTCGATCAGATCGATGACCGTTGGTGTCGGCCCTTTTTCAGTCGATGAAATGACACCGGCCGGCTTGTTGAGCATGATGTGGATTTCCGATTCCAGCACTACGGATCCGCCGTCCAACAGTATTTCATCATCTGGCGATACCCTGGACTTCGGGTCTGTGACGATTCCGCCTTCCACCGTAATCCGCTTCTTCCTTATCATATTCTTCACTTCGCTGCGGCTGCCGATGCCGGCATTTGCCAAGTACTTGTCCAGTCTCATCTAAAGCACCTTCAATCTCTTCCTGATTTTGTCCGCCCGGCTGCCGAGTATTTCATCTGCCAGCCCGGTCTTGAATGACAGAAGCAGGTACACCAGCCCACCGGCCGGCACAGCCACTGCCATGATGAGGACGGAATTCAATTTTTCCGATACATCCACATTGAATATGAATGCATAATAGATGAGCTCCACCACCAGCAGCATGACAAGGCTGTATACCACGATTTCAGCCAGCGGTCTGAGGAGCGGCCTGAAGCGGAATTTGCCATACTTCCTGATGATTACAAAGTTGATGAGTACACCGATGCTGAGTGCAATGCCTGTTCCCATCACGGCACCGACCGTCTGGAACTGCATGATGAGCGGAATGTTGATCGCCGCCTTGATGGCCAGCATGATCAGGACCACATACAGGGTCAGGTTCTGCTTATCGATGCCCTGAACAATCGAGCACGTGATCGTGAACAGTGAGATTGCGATGCTCACCGGTGCATAGAAGAGCAGGATCTTTATTCCCATTTCATTATAGCTGTAGAACGATGTATAGAGCGGTGCCGAGAGGATCATCATCCCGATGGCTGCAGGAATGACGAAGAAGAGCAGCATGAGCACCATCATCCTGATCTGCTCGTGCACATCCCCCATCCTGCCCCGCTGGTAGTTCTTCGTTATGAATGGAAGTATCGTAATCGCGAACGCAGAGGCGAAGGCCGTCGGAATCATCACCAGCTTGTGAGTCGTCAGGTTCAGCATGCCGAACCATGCATCATGGTACTGCTCCGGCACGCCGCCGAGTGCAAGACCGTTGTTATGGGTCAGCTGGTCGATGAACAGGGTCAGCGGAATGCTGATGCTCACGATGATGAAAGGAATGCCATAGCGGATGATTTCCGAATACATCTCACGATATGAAAAATCATAGTCGGTGTCATCGGTCGCAACCATGCGATCGATATGCCCCTTCCTTTTCCTCCAGAAATACCAGAGCGTCCCCATGGCAGCAAGGACACCGAC
This genomic interval carries:
- a CDS encoding phosphotransferase family protein: MEHFYQLGWTLDPVGGASGEAYKAEQDGRKLFLKRNASPFLAALSAEGIVPKLVWTKRIETGEVVTAQHWKNGRELTREEMHSERVASLMKKIHTSGPLLTMLKKLGMKPMLPDLLLNKIQTSLSPKVNAHHTVRSAIQYLENEMPLIDEAFCTVCHGDVNHNNWLLSDQDELYLVDWEGAMIADPAIDLGMILYTYVEPDDWKEWLEVYGKPLDRTLMKRMKWYTLVQAITMIQWYEDHKRFKDMNDWIIFLNKVIQRDRFI
- the dat gene encoding D-amino-acid transaminase; this encodes MKISYYNGEFKRDDEISVDYNDRAFYFGDGVYEVVRVYDNEFFTLEEHMDRLVRSASEIEINGLEQEKLIEIITQLKERNSIENGSIYIQVSRGIDPRNHAYPAGAEPVVLAYMNALSRPSLQMENGVGIITANDYRWLKCHVKSLNLLANVMEKERAVRAGAHETVLHRDGVVTEGSSTNVFIVSEGVLRTHPANHLILNGITRQEVLKIAQEREIEYQEKPFTIDELKAADEVFITSTTQEVTPVSNVDGERIADGSKGKITQVIQEGFNQKIHKLNLVK
- the pepV gene encoding dipeptidase PepV; its protein translation is MDYKALVDDYRESLIEDLMGLLKIESVKGEPSSGAPVGTGPKAALDYMLELGDRDGMSTLDVENVAGHIEAGEGEQLFGILGHVDVVPPGKGWNTDPFVPEIIDDEIVARGVQDDKGPTIAAYYAMKILHEQGLPFKYRTRLIVGTDEESDWQCTDAYFKSEQMPDAGFAPDAAFPLIHGEKGISTFNFVQKPMPLDEREPKIELKVLISGERYNMVPEDAEAKLKVQQNMSEVIQSYEDFLREVDAEGAYEVDNGFLKLSIQGRSVHGSTPEIGVNAGLILLRFLHSLALDNNAAAFAEFAMERLVGSTDGSLLGMNFSHPEMGETSVNVGMINYTEVDGGIFGVNLRYPKGIDFEAGMASLKEDVYNQGFTIEDLEYQPPHYVDREDPLVAVLTDAYRNHVDDDTEPFTIGGGTYARTLKKGVAFGAMFKDTVDTMHQKNERMKIDELLKATEIYLEALHRICIKGEMDENKLL
- a CDS encoding pseudouridine synthase — its product is MRLDKYLANAGIGSRSEVKNMIRKKRITVEGGIVTDPKSRVSPDDEILLDGGSVVLESEIHIMLNKPAGVISSTEKGPTPTVIDLIDHPQKDQLFPVGRLDKDTTGLLLITNDGKLAHELLSPRSKIGKTYVAELESEVTEGDISQLETGIPLKDFTTAPAIAKKLSSHEVELTITEGKFHQVKRMFHHLGNEVTALHRISFGDLMLDEHLAAGSYRRLRENEIKLIKKV
- a CDS encoding putative polysaccharide biosynthesis protein, yielding MSDSNNLVRGTFLLTMATFITKLLGMLYLIPFYSIMGGEENLALYGYAYTPYTIMLSLAAAGVPGAVSKYVSKYNALGAYATSQKLYRSSLLVMLGSGVIAFLILFMAAPFIAELQMLAAGDGAHRWSTEDVTRIIRVVSVAVIVVPFMATWRGIFQGFESFGPTSVSAVIEQLIRIAFLLGGAFLVIYVLDGTVQTANEVAVFAAFVGVLAAMGTLWYFWRKRKGHIDRMVATDDTDYDFSYREMYSEIIRYGIPFIIVSISIPLTLFIDQLTHNNGLALGGVPEQYHDAWFGMLNLTTHKLVMIPTAFASAFAITILPFITKNYQRGRMGDVHEQIRMMVLMLLFFVIPAAIGMMILSAPLYTSFYSYNEMGIKILLFYAPVSIAISLFTITCSIVQGIDKQNLTLYVVLIMLAIKAAINIPLIMQFQTVGAVMGTGIALSIGVLINFVIIRKYGKFRFRPLLRPLAEIVVYSLVMLLVVELIYYAFIFNVDVSEKLNSVLIMAVAVPAGGLVYLLLSFKTGLADEILGSRADKIRKRLKVL